The following coding sequences lie in one Haemorhous mexicanus isolate bHaeMex1 chromosome 10, bHaeMex1.pri, whole genome shotgun sequence genomic window:
- the AP2M1 gene encoding AP-2 complex subunit mu, whose translation MIGGLFIYNHKGEVLISRVYRDDIGRNAVDAFRVNVIHARQQVRSPVTNIARTSFFHVKRSNIWLAAVTKQNVNAAMVFEFLYKMCDVMTAYFGKISEENIKNNFVLIYELLDEILDFGYPQNSETGALKTFITQQGIKSQTKEEQSQITSQVTGQIGWRREGIKYRRNELFLDVLESVNLLMSPQGQVLSAHVSGRVVMKSYLSGMPECKFGMNDKIVIEKQGKGTADETGKSGKQSIAIDDCTFHQCVRLSKFDSERSISFIPPDGEFELMRYRTTKDIILPFRVIPLVREVGRTKLEVKVVIKSNFKPSLLAQKIEVRIPTPLNTSGVQVICMKGKAKYKASENAIVWKIKRMAGMKESQISAEIELLPTNDKKKWARPPISMNFEVPFAPSGLKVRYLKVFEPKLNYSDHDVIKWVRYIGRSGIYETRC comes from the exons GCGCAATGCCGTGGACGCCTTCCGCGTCAATGTCATCCATGCACGGCAGCAGGTGCGCTCGCCCGTCACCAACATCGCCCGCACAAGTTTCTTCCATGTCAAGCGCTCCAACATCTGGCTGGCTGCTGTCACCAAGCAGAATGTCAATGCTGCCATGGTATTCGAGTTTCTTTACAAGATGTGTGACGTGATGACTGCCTACTTCGGGAAGATCAGTGAGGAGAACATAAAGAACAACTTCGTGCTGATCTATGAGCTGCTGGATG AAATCCTGGACTTTGGCTATCCTCAGAACTCTGAAACAGGGGCCCTGAAGACTTTCATCACTCAGCAAGGCATCAAGAGTCAG ACCAAGGAAGAGCAGTCCCAGATCACCAGCCAGGTGACTGGACAGATTGGATGGAGACGTGAAGGAATCAAATACCGTCGCAACGAACTCTTTCTTGATGTGCTGGAGAGTGTGAATCTCTTAATGTCCCCACAGG GTCAGGTTTTGAGTGCCCATGTCTCTGGCAGAGTGGTGATGAAGAGTTATCTGAGTGGAATGCCAGAATGCAAGTTTGGCATGAATGACAAGATTGTCATTGAAAAACAGGGCAAAGGGACTGCGGATGAAACGGGGAAAAG CGGCAAACAGTCAATTGCCATTGATGACTGCACTTTCCACCAGTGTGTGAGACTCAGCAAGTTTGATTCCGAGAGGAGCATCAGCTTCATTCCACCAGATGGAGAATTTGAGCTCATGAG ATACCGAACCACAAAGGACATTATCCTTCCCTTCCGTGTGATCCCACTGGTGCGGGAGGTGGGCCGGACCAAGCTGGAAGTGAAGGTGGTGATTAAATCAAATTTCAAACCTTCCTTGCTGGCCCAGAAGATAGag GTCCGGATCCCAACGCCCCTCAATACCAGTGGAGTGCAAGTCATCTGCATGAAAGGGAAGGCGAAGTACAAGGCCAGTGAGAATGCCATTGTCTGGAA GATAAAACGCATGGCTGGAATGAAGGAATCCCAGATCAGTGCGGAGATTGAACTGCTGCCCACCAACGACAAGAAGAAGTGGGCTCGGCCTCCCATCTCCATGAACTTTGAG GTCCCATTTGCACCCTCTGGGCTGAAGGTGCGCTACCTGAAAGTCTTTGAGCCAAAGCTGAACTACAGTGACCACGATGTGATAAAATGGGTGAGGTACATCGGCAGGAGTGGGATCTATGAGACCAGATGCTAG